In Arthrobacter sp. UKPF54-2, the following are encoded in one genomic region:
- a CDS encoding class I SAM-dependent methyltransferase gives MSKLWDRMRLVPTVVRLASHAPRNPHAAWERYWSGIQTTGHDGEVLWDSDSPAERNQYTDLVLAHFDPTLPVIDIGCGNGTYTRWLASLFPKVHGIDVSAGAVARATREARDIPNCSFSVLDGATAGAGEILLQQLGPANVFVRGVFHVLKPAKQASLAANLRTIVGSTGRVFLAETNFPGNSLDYLAGLGATSDHMPSQLQRALEHLPRPGRFGARERSRVFPAADWRVLADGPVNIDVVPMVQAGHPQAVPGYFALLAGANAE, from the coding sequence ATGTCTAAACTATGGGACCGGATGCGGCTTGTCCCAACAGTTGTGCGCCTCGCCTCCCATGCCCCACGGAACCCCCACGCCGCGTGGGAAAGGTACTGGAGCGGCATTCAAACCACCGGCCACGACGGCGAAGTGCTCTGGGACTCCGACTCGCCGGCCGAACGCAACCAGTACACGGACCTGGTCCTGGCGCACTTCGATCCGACCCTCCCCGTCATCGACATTGGCTGCGGCAACGGCACCTACACCCGATGGCTTGCCTCCCTGTTTCCCAAGGTTCACGGAATCGACGTCTCGGCCGGCGCCGTGGCGAGGGCTACACGGGAAGCCCGGGACATTCCGAATTGTTCCTTTTCCGTCTTGGACGGCGCCACGGCGGGTGCCGGGGAGATCCTCCTGCAGCAGCTGGGACCCGCGAACGTCTTTGTGCGCGGTGTCTTTCACGTCTTGAAACCAGCCAAGCAGGCCTCGCTGGCGGCAAACTTGAGAACCATCGTCGGAAGCACCGGACGCGTGTTCCTGGCAGAAACAAACTTCCCGGGAAACAGCCTCGACTACCTCGCGGGACTCGGCGCAACGAGTGACCACATGCCCAGTCAGCTGCAACGCGCCCTGGAACACCTGCCCCGCCCGGGGCGCTTCGGCGCCCGCGAACGGAGCCGCGTCTTCCCTGCCGCGGACTGGCGCGTCCTCGCGGACGGACCGGTCAACATCGACGTCGTCCCCATGGTCCAGGCAGGACACCCGCAGGCGGTGCCGGGCTACTTCGCCCTCCTGGCCGGTGCCAACGCCGAATAG